The Anguilla rostrata isolate EN2019 chromosome 2, ASM1855537v3, whole genome shotgun sequence genome contains the following window.
TGTAATCCATAAGGAAAGGCTACGGCTGCTTATTAGAGCAGGGAACAGCCGGGCTCATGTGACTTGCACAAATTCATTCTTCACAATGTGTGACAGCATTACATATGCAAACTCCATAATGCTCTGTGCAGAGATCCCTGTTATGTAATTCAGCTCCTCCACAACCTGTTGTGTATAGAAAACAAGTGTGATATTTAGACTACAGCCAATACAACACACAGGAGTCAGATTTGACATTATACATACAGACTCTCGATTGCACATACAGTGAGCCTTGCATACGGAATTGAGTCATTATGTGGATATTCTTTTTAGCCTACATGTAGCATAATGTAAAAAGCAGTTTATATGGTTATACAAGTCTCAGGCTACTTGTGGTGGTGTCTGGTCCCGAGCCTTTACAGCTAAGGAGGAGAGGGTTCACCTCGCTGCGTGTTACGGAAACGCCCCAAAGAACCATTTCATGGTCATTCTTGTTCACCCCCACTGGACCATTTCACAGGATATTACGACGCAAAGCTGGAATCCTAACCCTGAAGCTGAACCGCCGACCGCATGATGAACAACGTGACCTGCAGTTTAGCAAAGTCAACGAGGAGCTGCGTTTGTGGCGCGCGTTTTGAGCAAGGCCCGTCTCGCGCGTTACCTGCTCCCAGCTGGCGACGTTGAGGATAAAAGCACCCGCAGCAATGACGCCCACGCTCAGTAGCATGAAGTCCTCGGTCACTTCTGCAAACTTCACTCTGTTCCCCCGAAATGAGAACACGAACTCAAGAGACTGCGCTGACACCCACTACTCTCGCTTCTGTACGTCTCGTAAAGGCGGGGGCACACCTCTGCTCCTGCGACGGACTGGCGCACTTGGTCGCAGATACCAGCAGGGAGTGGTAAATAGGCTTCCTCTGCAGATAGGCGCACCGGAGCAAGCAGTGGCAGAGGGCGTACAGCTGAGAGACGGGGGCGGACGCATCATTGTACCCTGTCATGCAGACGTATTGGGATTGGAAGCAGTCTTTCCGGCATGTTCCCTGCTTCAAAAACTGCCAGCCTTAACCTGAAGATGTAATTCTTCATCCACCATAACAAAGGGTGCTCACAGTAGtaaactctctccctctgtctagTTTTGTTATCATAGCAGGGAAACAAGCTTGACTGAAGCCTCTCCAAAGCCAGCCACCCTGGTTTAGAtggccagcagcagcacacacgttttctataatattttaaatattacctACATTGCTTTGTTCCTGCATTAAAATGCTCTATTTGGTAGGAGACAACTCACCCAGCACTTCCAGTAATGTTTCCACATACATTAGAGGATTTGGGACACTGATGCTGAAGTTCAGTGTTTTTAAGACGAGAAGTTCAGATTCCAAAAGTGTGTCTTTGGAGTAGGAGAGCCCAATAGACTTCAGAAACTTCACAGCTGTGTTGTTGTCAATTACCTGAAATAAAGTCAGATATTTGATTGCTGTCCACTCACCAAATTAAGACAACATGTTTCATTAGATATGGGGTAAGTCCATCAGTGCCTACACCTACATTGCTGTGAAGTGTGAGTTTGCTCGCCAGCTGTATGCACGAGATGATCAGGAGACTGAATTTCTGGCTCAGCCTAATGAAAATATAGTCCGCAACGCTCCTGCCGCTATCATCATCACCTGCGCTGCTGTAGGTGCAAAACAGATGATCAAGGTGCTTTATCATAAACCTGGTGAAAACACAAGACAACAAGGAATTTAGATGGTTAGATCCAAACAATTTATACATATAATGAATTGTGTACTATTACTAAATCTAATAAATATGTATAGTTATATGATTATAATCAAAATAGGTATCATACTGTGACGTCACCTTTCCAATATTTCAATTGCTTGGTATCCAGCCAATGAGTCAAGTTTTAACTCTTCGCATATGAGGAAGAcgcactctaaaaaaaaaaaaaagataatttacaAGGGTTAACTACTTTCTCGTTTTCATTCACGGTACAGATATAGAGTACTGCTAATCTAAAATGAAGAGCAGGCTATGCCCGCGCAAGCTCAATTCGAATCGTAACAAAGCCAGGTAGTCTACTAATATTTCATGCTGTAGTCTAACAATAATAACCACAATAATAACCATGTACCTTTACGTTAACTAACGTATATAACTATAGTTAAACTCCACGTACCAACTAATCTTCGGTCTTTAAAACTCCCACTGCAAGTGGATAAGTGGTTCAAATGATGTTTGTTCCTATTGCTGAGATCTGTGAGAAAGTCGTACAAAATATTAAAGGGAACTTCACCAAACTTTAAATTAGGCTGTTCTCCAGAGAAAGAACTTGAAATGTCTTTGAAATAGATAGGTTTAAACGACTTGATCTCCATCACGAACAGTTACAATTAAGATGCAAATATATGATTGAATAAAgcttaataaaaaatactgaaatttaTTACTAGCTACATGTTCGCTGCGAACACCGaacgaaaagaaaaataacGGACGAAATAGTTTCACTCATTTCCTTAACTGTACAGTAGATGGCGCCCTCAACACATAGAGCAAGTGTGTGGAACTTCAGTCAGCTGCAAGAGCGGGGGGGACAGTTTTTCGTGAAGTACTGACTTCCGGGAAAGCGTGTAGCAAATTTTAGCAATGAGTTTTGAGTGGCCTTGGCAATACAACTTTCCTCCGTTTTTTACGTGAGTAGCCATATTTGgcgttatattttaaaaaacacagcatcAAGAAATTGGTTTGTCAAATATCTTGGAAAGtgttatacatttatattgaagTGCTTATTCGGATTCGATCAGCTAgccttttctctctcagctgGCTAGCACAGAACTGTGTGCTGAATAACCAGCTTGCTAAGGAAGTAGCCTTGCTATCTTGCTAACAAATAATGGTGAGGTGGAATGGACGCTTAAACTTAAGTCACCCAGTGCCTTTGCTTTTGTGCGCGAGCCAGGCATAATTGTTTAGAGAATATATACTTTATTACCCTTTACAATCTGGTGAGCAGTGGTAACGTTACTTAAGTTGAAGCAGGCGCACTGTCAAACATTATTTACTACTAGTAAGACTGCCgaaaaataaagtatatattttcaatTACCTACTGTATGTGAATATCTGGCTAGCTCACTGTGTCTCATTACTTGCTAGTCAGCGACCGAATAATATGGGGCACTTAACTACTATTAGCTATGCTGGATGAGTAGTCCAGCACTTGACAAAAATGGTTGAAACATTATTGTAGAAATGACATTTAGTTAGATATGTTGGTTGATTCACAGATTGCAGCCTAATGTTGACACAAGACAGAAACAGCTAGCAGCATGGTGCTCACTGACGCTGTCCTATTGCCGACATCGCAAACTCTACACGTTGGACGTCATGGAGGCACAAGAGAGTCCTGTGTTTAACAATAAGAAAATAGAGAGTATCCTTTTAATGTCACATTTGTTGGTTGCACTTTTATATGCTTGGACGACCTAAACCAGGAGTACCAATATCGTCCATAAACCGCACGAATTTGAATGATCTCTTATTGTGATAGAAGATAATAGAGTTTTAACTGGAGTGAAACCAGTTAAAAGTTATGACAACGCGACGCATTCCCATTGACGTTGTAGCTTAATATTTGTTATGCCCGCTACATAGTCACACTTTAACTTTTTTCTTAGATTAATTGGAAGTTCCATTTATGTCTCTGAGGTTAATTGCATGGTCTCAGAGGGGCTGTATTCCAAGCACGGTCTTACTTGTAAGTTAATTGTTCACTGTATGAGTTATTTGTCCTTTTGACATGCAGCAGCCTTCATTATCTTTTATGTGCACATTAaagtaatctttttaaaaggtAGAAGCTAAATTATAGCTTTTAGTACATccgtataataaaaaaaattagttaATTATATCTGTCACCTGCCAGTGGGCCTACTTCCTGAATTGTGGAGGAACTGCTCTGAGGAGAATAGAGGGAAATGGCAAGTTGGAATGCACCTACTGGTGTAACTCAAATTTACATTACTTTCAATGTATTAGCTCAGGTGTGATTTTAATAATTACTGCATAATACAATATTGTCATAAATATTGTCAAAAATCTTAAGTCACTGGGGTTTGCTTAGGCACTGTACTGAATGCATTTATACTTTTTCACTGTGCTGGGGCCAGCCCTTAATTAAGCTTTCAGGAAAACTTCCAATGGAAGCCATCCAGGTTGTTTTCGAAGAACTAAGGAAAAAAGGtagcttttacatttttgtattgtgtgatggtgttgtgtgtgtgtgtgtgtatgtgtgtgtgagagagaggaagtcagTCTCGATATTTAATATCTATGTTAATGATCTTGTGTAACTGATGGAACACAATGAGATTTGTGAGGAGAGTACATTtctgaggaaaaaatgcaaagataCTTGGTATGGTTTTTtatgtattgtttatttgtgtatgtgttagtgGAAGTCTACATCTAGATatttaacattcaaataaatgatgTGGCCTAATTGAAGGAATGCATTTTGAGCTTTTTAAGACGTGTATGTTTGAGGAGTTCTTTGGTAAGTTCCTCAGGTGTGCTTGAAACACATTCCTCAtgttatttcagtatatttaaaaatccagaGTAATTGCTTAAAGAACTCATGccatgtttttgtctttttctttttatgcgACCGGTCAATAACGACAGTTATCTTGAAACGTAGGTAATCTGGAGTggattgacaaaaacaaaacacgctGTCTGATCATGTGGAGACGACCGGAGGAATGGGGGAAGCTGATATATCAATGGGTGAGGATCTGTCCTCGTTCTCCTCGCAGAACGAACAGTGCCGCACGCGTGACACTTAAACTACGTGCTGCTACTAGAGGCTTAGGAACAGTGGACCCACGCACCCAGAGGCTTCTAATAGAACAGTATCAAAAGATTTCCTTCAAATGCTAAGGATAATTCGTGTTGTCGTGAACTTTAATGATCCTGTTCAGACAGTGTGTCTATTCATTTATGCCCCTGAAGTGCATTCTAGGACCCATTCATACATGACTAGAGTCATACTGGCCAAGTACATTGCTTAAAGGGAGTAATTACCCGCCATTACACCCCTACCATCAGGGCACACCCAAAAACCTGCTCTGCACACATTCCCAGAAATGCTGAATACAAATGATTTTGAAGTATCGTAGttagtatttttgtttattcCTATGTGATCAGATAAGTATTATACTAGGCTATAATAGCCTCCAttcttttattcataatttcttATCAGTAAGTTGATATGTGATACATAAGGTCAGCAGTtgcacacatttataaattGCTGAATTGCTTTGTTTTAAGGGGATCTTGGGCTACTTGCATTATATCCAAATAATGTCCCTCTTTAACCCTAAAAGCTGGTGGTTAAAGTTACACCTGTAAATTAAGCTACATGAGAATGAATGAACACACTGTGACCATTTAAAAACGTATGCCTGTGGGTTTGGCAGAAGCGAGTGGCAAATCTGATTTAAGTTAAATGACTTTAAGCCTGTGTGTTGAAggcttttatttagtttagcctGTGTAGCCTGTCTAATTGCATCCACATGCTTTCTCCCCAGTAAGATTGGAGGATTTGGCAGTAATTATTGTTGATCTTCATAGTCTTTTGATTAGCAAAATAGAGAATAAGCGTTCCTCGACATCTTCGAATTGTTGAAATGCGCTCATTTTTCGCAAGACCGTAATGCGTCACAGATGTGCAGTTACGGCACGGAAACCGCGTGACTGCCGTCGCCGCACGTATTCCATGATTGAAACTGAGAAGCGCAAATGATGAAAGTGCGAAGGGACGGGTTATTTTCCCCACGCAGCGGAAGTCGTAGGCGTTGAGGCCTCGGAGCCCAATGCTCAGCCGCATCTCAGGAAGGCCAGGTAGGATGTTAGCTGTTTGCGGCGCGTGACGGCATGTACAGAGAAGCGCATTAGTGCCTGTCCTCCCTGCATTATGATGCAGTCCGAGCCCGGCGGCAATGTTTGCTCTCATTACCGCTCCACATTGTAGGCATCTAGGTCTTCATTCCACAAATTCTCATTATTGACTTGTATTGGGCAATTCAGAGGCCAGCTAAggtcacaaaaataataaccatATCACCGTATTACTCTCCTTCTACCTGTAAGTGTAAGCTGAATGCTTTTGGTGCCTCTTTATCAGTAaattactgatttttttaatcagtcGTTTTCATAGTAGTGCTGTACATTTGCATGGTTCTCTTGTTATGCCTGAGACAAGATTAATCAGTTACACATTTTGCTCAAATGCTCTTAATATCACAGTTGACCGTACAGAATAGATCACAAATTGTCCCAATATTGTGCAATCCTGCAACTTGCTTTGGAGTTTAGCACAAACAAGGCTCTGTCAAGCCATATTTGGCTGAAGAAAACGCAGTGTATTCTATGCTACATTGTAGAAAAAGATGTGCTATAAAAAAATCTTCCTCtacaacagaaacagagaatTGTGTCCAAGTCAGGCATTTTGGAAAGAAATGATGCAGTTTTGCAGCCAAGGgcatgacattttaaattgacCAAGAACTGCAGCTCGGATGGCTATCATGCAGTAATTATCATCATTATGCATTATTACGCAGTTTGTTTAGAGTGCACGTAGAAATTGAGATCTGAATTTAACAACTAATTATTGACTTAAGAAATATAATGCTTGATCTTAGATAGCAGAACAATAGACAATGCTTTTTAACCCCCATGAACAAACAGTTTCTGCTCCCTTCTCTGGGAGGCTGAGTAACAACACTGTGAAGGAGTGTGTGAAGGCTAAGGGTCTCCCACAATAGCTGTGAAGTTAAAGCAACGGAACTTGACCCAGGCCGTTGGCCTCTATGCCCTTCTCTTCTCCAGGTTTCCAGAAACGGGATGGTCAATTCAGTGTTCACGCTCTATGAACTCTCGAACGGGGACGACACTGAAAGCGAAGGTAGGCCTTCGCCCTCGGAGCCAATCAAAACGTCCGCTGGTCCACTGCTAATAGGCATGCAGACTAATGGTTCTTTCTTAATCTGAGGGGTTCAATAGGGTTTGGCGATATAGAGTGTTAAAGTCCCACCCACCGCATAAAAGGAACTGGATCCGAGAGTTTCATAAAATGGGATTTCACATAGAGGAAAACTTAAAATGCATCTTCTCATGAGAAACCATTTCACAACCTCTTTCGCCAAACAATTTGTTTCGCTTCAattgatggtaaaaaaaaaaaaattattatcagATTTACAATATTGTTAAAACTACACAATGGATGCTTATGTCATCGAGCTCTCCAGGGCATGCTCCGTTGTTGGCTATTGAGAGCTCGCTGACGTAAGCATCTGTTGTGTAGTATGATAAGTGAAGAATCTCTTTTGGAGAAAGCGGTTGTGTAATTGTTTGCTCATGAGAAGAGGAGTTTTCTGGTATGGGAAATCCCATTCTTTCAAACCACTCCCTAGTTCCAGTCACTTTTTCGGGTGGGCGGGACATGAACACCCTATATATATAACAGTAGTGACAATTTTtccggaagcatttcacatggcctCTGAGGCGTGGTTGTTTACTACAGCATCAGGagtaattaaagagaaaaatgcaaaaggaaaaacaatgcaCCATACAGTGGCAACGACCATTAttgcatttgataattattgTCGCAGTATTTTGCCCAGCCCTAGGATCCAGTTAAATGggtgagtttttttgttgttgagaaaACACACTGCTTGATCCCCTAgcacagtggttctcaaactctgtcatgggggacccctgtgtgtgctggttttcattccgacctcaacagcaatcccagaattttaacaagctgttcatttttcttaattaggtgcttttcatgttttagagctggggtccctagtcttatccagaaagggccagtgtgggtgcacacacctgatcctgattctactaatcaaggtgcttagcaatgactctagtgattgattagtagaataaggtgtgtgcacccacactggccctttctggaaccccagctctaaaacatgaaaagcacttaattaagaaaaattaacagcttgttaaaattctgggattgctgctgaggttggaaagaaaaccagcatacacaggggtcccccaggactgagtttgagaaccactgccctaGCATAACACTGCCGCTAACAGCTCCTTGCTTCTCTGTCAGCATCTGGCCTAGCGCCCCCTCCCTGCGAGAGCAGATTCCACCCATTTGTAGCAGCAGTGGCACGCTATGCCGTTGTACACGAGTCCTGCGCAGGAAAGTGACTGTTGGCGTcctttcccagaattccacgGGCTTGAGGAGTGGCTGCTGCTGCGCTCCCTGCAgatcctgcagggggagggcaAGGCGGAGCTCATCACCATGGACGACGGGAAGGGAGTCAAGTTCTTCtgaggaggggttggggggggggggggaggcacggCACGGTCAGCACGGGGAACCGTTCAGGCGGCACTGTCCcggagaggattctgggagaagGTTTGTCTTCCACACAGAAATAGGGATTCAGGCCTTGCTCGCTTCCATCGGTCCCTTTGACTGATAACGGTTTTTCGGGAACGCCATCTCACCTTTAACACTCCCATGTATTCCCCAAGAGGGTGTATGTCCCAGACTAGGTTTgtataatcccccccccccattttgcgTATTTATAACtagatttaattttttctttatacCTAACGAATAATGGAGAAGGAAATGGTTCGGTGTTTGTGTTCTTCTGCAGTAAGGTGTTCGGTCACACAGCCACAAATCCCAAAGACAGTCTGATCCCAAAAAACGGCACGTGGACATTGAGGAGTCCGGTATGTTTCCTGGAAAAAGAGACGTGAGGGGGAGAAAGACTTCGAGCTTCGTGTAGTTCTGCGCGTAACCATGGAGGCGGGTCCCATTTGTACATACTACTGAAACGTCCCCATTTAGACCACCCTTTTTATTTCTGACTGTCTGTACTTGACCGCCTTTTATATTTGACGgtgtattgtaaaataaaatgggagtAAAATTGTGTTTCTGAGCTTTGTGGCTTTTTCACAAAAGGTACATGAAGTGCAAGAGATAAATCTAATCCTAAACAAATATAACACAAATTCAATCTTCAGGAAGATAGTGAACCAATGACGAATGTAGAAGATTAAAAGGCAACGTCATATGATGCTCCCGctttaatatttatgtttttatacgGTGTGACATGTTTACAGTAAACAGTTTTATCCAGTTTTATTGTGTATGATTCCCTCAGCATGTGTATCTTTTCAGATGTCATCACTCAAAAGGTTTTAGCCCACAGACTGGCCTAAGGCATAATCCAATGTGTCCGATGTTCATACACTGCAATGAGGTGGGCCTTCTTGAGTGTGTTGATCACCTTTTCCCCACTAGATGGCAGACAACTGATTTATGACCAGAATTTGCATAAGACTGGATACAGTAATTTAATTtagaacattttcataaaaaacacatttttagtaCCTACATTGAGACAATATATTACCAACACAGAAAAAAGGGAATGtataatttctcatctgttatAATGTGCAAATGTGATAATGGGCATATATCACCAGGTGCACTTTTGACCTTAAAAGCCCTTTGCAGTCcggtgaaaaataatttgattggattaaatggtgtttgtgtgcttggTTGGAGATCCACTTTTTGCATTCCTTGTTTTGAGAAATGCATTAATGATGGTCAATAAATCAAGTGATTTCggtgtgtgtttcttttaaaCTATGAATTGAAAGCAACATTGTGACACTTTTGGACCCCAGTCAGAATGAAAGAATGTTATTTTCCCCAAAAGTCGCTGCTGGTTCCTGACCCTGTCCTTGATGTGTCCTATCCTTGAAAGGGATgtcttcctgtgtgtttttcaaaattcaaaacgtAAAACCATCTAACGTGTGGGTCTGAAGCAACGAACCAATCTGCTGTTTTATGCAGCACGAAGCTGCTTTTACACAAACACTGGTTGGGGTGCTGTCAACTTGGGGTGGTGAGACCGAAGTTCTGCACAAACCTGGCCGATTAGTGCTCTGTGGGCTGATGGTGTGGTATGGGGGCTATGGGAGTTGAGTGTGTTTTACTGATGACCCGCTTATGTTGTGGTGTGACAGGTGGGGCCCTGAGTGTCCTTGGCGATAGTGAGGCTTTGTTTCCGTCTTATCAGAAGCTACTCGGGCACATTCTTCCCTGTGCTTACTTCCCCCATGACTGTTGATAGAGAAAACTGAAGTGGACAGTTATGGACGTGGTGGGAAAAATTCCATTCAGTATAATCTCATTTGCATTacagatttaaaatataaaaaacttcAATATAATTTATAAGTAAAATGAACAATATATTGAGAGATGGTAATGATTGCTGCTTAGAGGTTCTGCAGCACAAAGCAGTTCTTTTAGTTGTACTAGTATTTGTATTAAGAAATATTTCTAGAGAAAAAGTGTATGCCCTATGAATCACTAgtgcagacatttttattttcacataatgTCAAACCTAATAGAAATGCCAAACCAAATCGTCGCCAACAGATTGCTCCGATTTCTCGTTAAATAGGCTGACACATAAAAGTAAGCAGGACTTGCAGCTGTTTGCAGTAGATCAAGATCCATATCGATAGGACCCAACACCTATTAATAACGTTAGAGGCACAAGCAGGAGAAGGAACACGTCACCCATTCGGATAATCCCAGACGTGCTGCCACAATGGGGCTAATTACTGCGGGAGCTGATCGCATGAAAGCATCACCAATTAAGCGTGCGGCCATAGTGCATTAGCCTGCAGTGTCTCGATCACAGTGCTAAGCTCCTCGCTTCTTTATCCCACTTTGCTTGACCAAGGTTCACCTTTAAGGCCCCGAGCTGCTGCAAGTGTCCGGGATGAGGGAAAGAGGGTCAAAGAGAATGGGTATGTGTGTCAGCAAGGGTTATTTTTAGAGCGGTTGGTTATCGGTCTTTGGACGTCTGACTACCATTGCACTTCCTTGTAGCTGTGATCTGTTCTCAGAATAGGTCTCGTCCATGTCACATCGCGCACCGACCTAAACAGGACTGTTGAATACTAGGCTACTGTATGTTCTGTGAATCCTGTGCTTCTTGCTTTCCTCTACTTTGTGGGACTACTGCTGTGAGACAGGCTAATGTCAGTTCAAAATCTTTTTAGACTGCGGCTAGTTTATACGTTAACTTCCCTCGGTGAGAATACTCATCAATACTTACCAGACTGCTTATTAgtgaacaaacataaaaatatcagCTCTAATCGTGGTGACATATAACAAATGGAGCTGATGGCACTGTGctaatttcttaaaaaaaaaaaaaaaacttacaataTGTTCTTTTCATTAAGAATTAATAATGTACACATATTTATGCACCCCTTCAGGCAATC
Protein-coding sequences here:
- the cntd1 gene encoding cyclin N-terminal domain-containing protein 1 isoform X1 is translated as MEIKSFKPIYFKDISSSFSGEQPNLKFGEVPFNILYDFLTDLSNRNKHHLNHLSTCSGSFKDRRLVECVFLICEELKLDSLAGYQAIEILERFMIKHLDHLFCTYSSAGDDDSGRSVADYIFIRLSQKFSLLIISCIQLASKLTLHSNVIDNNTAVKFLKSIGLSYSKDTLLESELLVLKTLNFSISVPNPLMYVETLLEVLGYNDASAPVSQLYALCHCLLRCAYLQRKPIYHSLLVSATKCASPSQEQRVKFAEVTEDFMLLSVGVIAAGAFILNVASWEQVTRETGLAQNARHKRSSSLTLLNCRSRCSSCGRRFSFRVRIPALRRNIL
- the cntd1 gene encoding cyclin N-terminal domain-containing protein 1 isoform X2, producing the protein MEIKSFKPIYFKDISSSFSGEQPNLKFGEVPFNILYDFLTDLSNRNKHHLNHLSTCSGSFKDRRLVECVFLICEELKLDSLAGYQAIEILERFMIKHLDHLFCTYSSAGDDDSGRSVADYIFIRLSQKFSLLIISCIQLASKLTLHSNVIDNNTAVKFLKSIGLSYSKDTLLESELLVLKTLNFSISVPNPLMYVETLLEVLGYNDASAPVSQLYALCHCLLRCAYLQRKPIYHSLLVSATKCASPSQEQRVKFAEVTEDFMLLSVGVIAAGAFILNVASWEQVVEELNYITGISAQSIMEFAYVMLSHIVKNEFVQVT
- the vps25 gene encoding vacuolar protein-sorting-associated protein 25, which encodes MSFEWPWQYNFPPFFTLQPNVDTRQKQLAAWCSLTLSYCRHRKLYTLDVMEAQESPVFNNKKIERKLPMEAIQVVFEELRKKGNLEWIDKNKTRCLIMWRRPEEWGKLIYQWVSRNGMVNSVFTLYELSNGDDTESEEFHGLEEWLLLRSLQILQGEGKAELITMDDGKGVKFF